A genomic window from Salvia splendens isolate huo1 chromosome 11, SspV2, whole genome shotgun sequence includes:
- the LOC121756388 gene encoding proteasome subunit alpha type-6-like produces MSRGSGGGYDRHITIFSPEGRLYQVEYAFKAVKAAGVTSIGVRGKDSVCVVTQKKVPDKLLDQTSVTLLFPITKYLGLLATGITADARALVQQARNEAAEFRFRYGYEMPVDVLARWIADKSQVYTQHAYMRPLGVVAMILGIDEEKGPQLFKCDPAGHFFGHKATSAGGKEQEAINFLEKKMKNDPEFTYEETVQTAISALQSVLQEDFKASEIEVGVVRKEDQVFKVLSTDEIDEHLTAISERD; encoded by the exons ATGAGCCGCGGGAGTGGAGGTGGATACGATCGACACATTACGATCTTCTCTCCGGAAGGCCGGCTTTATCAAGTCG AATATGCCTTCAAGGCCGTTAAGGCCGCCGGAGTCACCTCGATCGGCGTCCGCGGGAAGGACTCAGTGTGTGTTGTTACTCAGAAGAAAGTGCCG GACAAGCTCTTAGATCAGACTAGCGTCACGCTTTTGTTTCCTATTACTAAGTACCTTGGTTTATTGGCTACTGGAATCACAG CTGATGCAAGGGCTTTGGTGCAACAAGCAAGGAATGAGGCTGCCGAGTTTCGCTTTAGATATGGTTATGAAATGCCAGTTGATGTATTGGCACGCTG GATTGCAGACAAGTCTCAGGTATACACCCAGCATGCCTACATGAGACCACTTGGTGTAG TTGCCATGATATTGGGTATCGATGAAGAGAAAGGTCCTCAGCTTTTCAAGTGTGATCCCGCTGGTCACTTTTTTGGTCATAAG GCAACAAGTGCTGGAGGGAAAGAGCAAGAGGCTATTAACTTCTTAGAAAAGAAGATGAAAAATGACCCTGAGTTCACCTATGAGGAAACTGTGCAG ACTGCCATTTCAGCTCTACAATCTGTACTACAGGAGGATTTCAAGGCCAGTGAAATCGAG GTTGGTGTTGTGAGGAAAGAGGATCAAGTATTCAAAGTTCTCTCGACCGACGAAATCGACGAGCACCTGACCGCAATCAGTGAGCGCGACTAA
- the LOC121755586 gene encoding acyl-coenzyme A oxidase 3, peroxisomal-like translates to MENANFRTQILTRHLQNHAVDSSSGAAVSRAPCLSYAPPEASASFDVSSMRKLMDGHNLGERDWLFNLMAQSKLFNPRLRGGKVFVAPDYNQSMEQQREMTMKRIQYLLDRGVFEGWMTGTGSEAEMRKLALLEVITIFDHSLAIKIGVHFFLWGGAIQFFGTKRHHDKWLRATETYLMKGCFAMTELGHGSNVRGIETITTYDPRTEEFIINTPCESAQKYWIGGAANHATHTVVFSQLNIEGKNEGVHAFITQIRDADGNICPNIRIADCGHKIGLNGVDNGRIWFDNVRIPRENILNSVADVSSDGKYLSAIKDADQRFGAFMAPLTSGRVTIAVSAVYMAKMSLAIAIRYSLTRRAFSITPNGAEVLLLDYPSHQRRLLPLLAKTYAMSFAGNYLKLLYVRRTPQLIKTLHVVSSGLKAALTWHNMRTLQECREACGGQGLKTENRIGQLKAEYDVQSTFEGDNNVLMQQVSKALLAEYVATKRKNKPFKELGLEHMNKPSPTIPSQLSSSIVHSSQFQNDIFCLRERDLLNRFAAEVSKYQAQGESKESAFNASYQLAEDLGRAFTDLAILQTFVEAENSASDASLKNVLSLVRSMYVLVTLDEDPAFLRYGYLTTENAAVVRKEVANLCSEIRPHALALVDSFGIPDAFLSPIAFDWVAANAWSASQD, encoded by the exons ATGGAAAATGCTAATTTCAGAACCCAAATTCTAACCAGGCACCTCCAAAATCACGCCGTCGACTCATCCTCCGGCGCCGCCGTATCGCGCGCGCCGTGCCTCAGCTACGCGCCGCCGGAGGCCTCCGCGTCGTTCGATGTGAGCTCGATGCGGAAACTAATGGACGGCCACAATTTGGGGGAGCGCGACTGGCTGTTCAATTTGATGGCGCAGAGCAAGCTCTTCAACCCGAGGCTGAGGGGCGGGAAGGTCTTCGTGGCGCCCGATTACAATCAGTCGATGGAGCAGCAGCGGGAGATGACGATGAAGAGGATTCAGTATCTGCTCGATCGCGGCGTGTTCGAGGGGTGGATGACGGGGACAGGATCGGAGGCGGAGATGCGGAAGCTGGCTCTGTTGGAGGTGATCACGATCTTCGATCACTCGCTCGCGATTAAAATTGGTGTTCACTTCTTTTTGTG GGGTGGTGCTATCCAGTTTTTCGGTACAAAAAGGCACCACGATAAGTGGCTGCGCGCCACGGAAACTTACTTGATGAAGGGATGCTTTGCAATGACGGAGTTGGGACATGGAAGTAAT GTTCGAGGCATAGAGACAATAACCACGTATGATCCTAGAACTGAAGAGTTTATCATCAACACTCCCTGCGAATCAGCTCAGAAATACTGGATCGGTGGAGCAGCTAAC CACGCAACGCACACAGTGGTCTTCTCGCAGCTCAACATTGAGGGCAAGAATGAGGGCGTCCATGCGTTTATCACCCAGATtagagatgcagatggcaatATCTGTCCCAATATCCGGATCGCTGATTGTGGACATAAGATTGGTTTGAATGGTGTTGACAATGGTCGAATATG GTTTGATAACGTTCGCATACCCAGAGAGAATATATTGAACTCCGTTGCTGATGTTTCTTCGGATGGAAAATATCTGAGCGCGATAAAGGACGCTGACCAG AGGTTTGGTGCGTTCATGGCCCCTTTGACATCCGGGCGTGTTACAATAGCAGTTAGTGCCGTTTACATGGCAAAG ATGAGTTTAGCTATTGCCATAAGATATTCATTGACAAGGAGAGCATTTTCAATTACACCGAATGGCGCTGAAGTTCTTTTGCTCGACTACCCTAGCCATCAGCGCCGCCTTCTGCCTCTGCTGGCAAAGAC ATATGCCATGAGCTTCGCTGGCAACTACCTGAAACTGCTGTATGTTCGGAGGACTCCACAGTTGATCAAAACACTCCATGTAGTTTCAAGTGGCCTCAAGGCAGCACTCACGTGGCACAACATGCGAACTCTTCAGGAGTGCCGGGAGGCGTGTGGAGGGCAAGGGTTGAAGACAGAAAACCGTATTGGTCAGCTGAAAGCTGAATATGACGTGCAATCTACTTTCGAGGGTGACAACAATGTCCTTATGCAGCAG GTTAGCAAGGCACTGTTAGCAGAGTATGTCGCAactaaaaggaaaaacaaaccgTTCAAAGAGTTAGGTCTCGAACACATGAACAAACCTAGCCCTACAATTCCCTCGCAACTTTCGTCTTCCATAGTGCATAGCTCGCAGTTTCAG AATGATATCTTCTGCCTGAGAGAAAGAGACCTATTAAACAGGTTTGCTGCTGAAGTCTCCAAATACCAAGCTCAGGGAGAAAGCAAAGAGTCCGCATTCAACGCG AGTTATCAGCTCGCTGAAGATCTGGGCAGAGCCTTCACTGACCTCGCAATCTTGCAGACTTTCGTGGAAGCTGAGAACAGTGCGTCAGACGCATCCTTGAAG AATGTGTTAAGCCTAGTAAGGTCTATGTACGTTCTGGTCACTTTGGACGAAGATCCTGCGTTTCTCCGGTATGGCTACTTAACAACGGAGAATGCTGCAGTTGTGAGGAAAGAAGTTGCGAACCTTTGCAGTGAAATCCGGCCACACGCTCTCGCCTTGGTGGATTCTTTCGGCATTCCTGACGCTTTTCTAAGCCCTATCGCGTTCGACTGGGTTGCAGCTAATGCTTGGTCGGCGTCTCAAGACTAG
- the LOC121755587 gene encoding ervatamin-B-like produces MNYTQSRNNKPLSNRKRGQIRHESNRIPTNIRILFTTPISCKSSEAKPRTELHFLEIRIGSKMNITSSVTRNNMLAIVLVCVLCVCTDARPEKPTGEVTVMEKRYKTWLKQHGKTYNSKDEWNMRFGIYQSNLKFIEFVNAQNLSYKLTDNEFADMTNFEFQTTYLGYKRKGHWLPQNQQHSYNVGNYAIPSSIDWRKKGAVTRIKNQDSCGSCWAFSALGAVEAINQIKTGNLVSLSPQELVDCNFGLDNHGCSGGIMEKAYEFMMLNGGISSDEDYPYKGRQGLCNPIIARKIAASITGYVRIPERNETAMQAAVARQPISVAIDASASEFQLYADGVFTGSCGKKLNHGVLVVGYGKDKGVGYWIVKNSWGTGWGNKGYMKLHRGSSDKRGVCGVAMESSYPVKDF; encoded by the exons ATGAACTATACACAAAGTAGAAACAACAAACCACTCAGCAACAGAAAAAGAGGGCAAATCAGACATGAATCAAACAGAATTCCCACCAATATACGTATACTTTTCACAACACCTATATCATGTAAGAGTTCAGAAGCCAAACCTCGTACCGAACTTCACTTCCTCGAAATTCGTATTGGCTCAAAAATGAACATCACTTCATCTGTGACAAGAAACAATATGTTAGCCATTGTGCTCGTGTGCGTTCTGTGCGTTTGCACAGATGCGCGTCCAGAGAAGCCAACGGGGGAAGTAACGGTGATGGAGAAGAGATACAAAACCTGGCTGAAGCAACATGGGAAAACGTACAATAGCAAGGATGAATGGAACATGCGATTTGGAATCTACCAGTCTAATCTTAAGTTCATAGAGTTTGTAAACGCACAGAATCTTTCTTACAAACTAACTGACAATGAGTTTGCAGACATGACAAACTTTGAGTTCCAGACCACCTACTTGGGTTACAAGAGGAAAGGGCATTGGCTTCCACAAAATCAGCAACATAGCTACAATGTCGGTAACTATGCTATACCATCTAGCATAGACTGGAGGAAGAAAGGTGCTGTGACAAGAATCAAGAATCAAGACTCGTGTG GTAGTTGTTGGGCGTTTTCGGCGCTAGGAGCAGTAGAAGCAATCAACCAGATCAAAACTGGAAATTTGGTATCATTGTCCCCACAAGAGCTTGTGGACTGTAATTTTGGCCTTGATAACCATGGTTGTAGTGGTGGAATCATGGAAAAAGCATACGAATTCATGATGCTAAATGGTGGCATAAGTTCAGACGAAGATTACCCATATAAAGGGAGACAGGGCCTATGTAACCCAATCATAGCAAGAAAGATAGCAGCAAGCATAACCGGCTATGTTCGAATACCTGAAAGGAACGAGACGGCCATGCAAGCTGCAGTGGCTCGTCAGCCAATATCAGTAGCCATTGATGCAAGCGCATCCGAGTTTCAGCTGTACGCTGATGGAGTATTCACCGGATCCTGCGGGAAAAAGCTTAACCATGGGGTTTTGGTGGTGGGATATGGCAAAGATAAGGGTGTGGGGTATTGGATAGTGAAGAACTCATGGGGAACTGGTTGGGGTAACAAAGGATATATGAAACTGCATCGTGGATCTTCTGACAAGAGAGGTGTTTGTGGCGTTGCCATGGAAAGCAGCTACCCTGTCAAAGATTTCTGA
- the LOC121755588 gene encoding basic leucine zipper 61-like yields MAQLPPKVPTITSNWGDFSPRQKMEGLSINHPNNNPIWLDEFLDFSPARRGSHKRSMSDSIAFLDAPMAEECRRSNSSALGADGFEGLDDDQLMSMFDDGVGGTAGPTSNPSSPSDDDPARPRVRPKSEPEEDADGLYAAAADNSGERIADPKRIKRILANRQSAQRSRVRKLQYISELERSVTSLQAEVSVLSPRVAYLDHQRLVLNVDNSVLKQRIAALAQDKVFKDAHQEALKREIERLGQIYYQQNMKNLENDTIPNSPSRLADNAEQEQLAVN; encoded by the exons ATGGCTCAATTACCTCCCAAAGTGCCTACCATCACTTCAAATTGGGGTGATTTCTCCCCCCGTCAAAAGATGGAGGGCTTGTCCATCAACCACCCCAACAACAACCCGATCTGGCTCGACGAGTTCCTCGACTTCTCGCCGGCCCGCCGCGGGTCCCACAAGCGGTCGATGAGCGACTCGATCGCCTTCCTCGACGCCCCGATGGCGGAGGAGTGCCGCAGGTCGAACTCCTCCGCCCTCGGTGCCGACGGGTTCGAGGGGCTCGACGACGACCAGCTCATGTCGATGTTCGACGACGGCGTCGGCGGCACGGCGGGCCCCACGTCGAACCCCTCGTCCCCATCCGACGACGACCCGGCTCGACCTCGGGTCCGCCCGAAGAGCGAGCCAGAGGAGGACGCCGACGGCCTATACGCCGCCGCCGCGGATAACTCCGGCGAGAGGATTGCCGATCCAAAGCGGATCAAGAG AATATTGGCCAATCGGCAATCAGCACAAAGGTCAAGAGTGAGAAAATTGCAGTATATATCTGAGCTTGAGCGCAGCGTTACTTCACTTCAA GCTGAAGTCTCAGTGTTATCACCACGAGTAGCTTATTTGGACCACCAACGCCTCGTACTAAATGTTGACAACAGTGTTCTTAAGCAAAGAATCGCAGCTTTAGCTCAAGATAAAGTTTTTAAAGATG CTCATCAGGAAGCATTGAAGAGGGAAATTGAGAGACTGGGGCAAATATATTACCAACAAAACATGAAGAATTTGGAGAATGACACAATTCCAAATTCACCATCAAGACTTGCTGATaatgctgagcaagaacaactAGCAGTCAACTGA
- the LOC121756264 gene encoding probable serine/threonine-protein kinase kinX yields the protein MSDRSPSPPQQNPLQSDAVSGEGSPPPNEETPILPDPESANLAVSVPDPAGDHSAGEEDDDDEEGEEADSSMDLRIEPPIADLHVSAALASPAARRGGFKRKKGKAKGKGKTHARRLQVINEKLQNLRSNLNPVPFIPSKIIDFGVHDRVLKKLGLWDFAHIEFDRTVRVDFVAQLIANYNPKSRSSCVNGWSVKVNRADLARALRLKRDNKGNAAGAEVDLDGEDWGADAVGFVVGFVEDSLLLHEDMWMMPNEVMNWMKSIRDGHPEKVDWAGMLWFMVEKELRQGGGLRDCFYASHLQYLIKHQRPEVFLMEDPGNGEGESVADVMVVEDGDDEVTVKESDVVESVGDGRDDSVAEGPSTKLTLGQDSEKEEEEEEEVKEVEMMDAEKCKESDANGEGEEHEHEHEHEHEHEHEHEHEHEHEHEHEHEHEHEHEHEHEQEQEQGQWLLDGKNDRGELFLQRCTAENENTEEFGGFGDRKDEEEEEMDGEEEEEEDMDGEDEGDDFHHVFNNDSLDGDGFTGNFIQGIESSQIGFTSLEQHLPNASTVDVRADVQQHMASTPAFFNNTGKRVIEHDYHHGINDSSKRLRMNEPADFGMCMEQIQQMAQRARMLYEEREQAAEQSGMNQQILMNELQKRDAVIEHLHKVRLEETQKKDFEINRLERELYLMGSVLSGYRKALKEVKKSFAEYKERAQLPEESTYKDAGPQGLMLTAAEMERQRKKREEEFRLNCLFVEQKAREVEEEYSAQFDGFVDKINLFDRRLIGLEGEAKKLVASYSLKKRIPEAEEGEHEVAETPPPAEEPEEAVAVAEEVPGPPPVTEVDEEMAEAADDIAIPQSEEGNDDKIAEAAEEPLPIE from the coding sequence ATGTCAGATCGCTCTCCCTCCCCACCCCAGCAAAACCCCCTTCAATCCGACGCCGTATCCGGAGAAGGCTCCCCGCCTCCCAACGAAGAAACCCCAATTCTACCCGACCCGGAATCCGCCAATCTGGCTGTTTCCGTCCCCGATCCGGCTGGGGATCACAGCGCCGGCGAAGAGGACGACGACGacgaagaaggagaagaagccGATTCATCAATGGATCTCCGCATTGAGCCCCCAATCGCTGACCTCCACGTGTCCGCCGCCCTCGCGTCCCCCGCCGCCCGGCGAGGAGGCTTCAAGCGGAAGAAGGGTAAGGCCAAAGGTAAGGGGAAAACTCACGCTAGGAGATTGCAAGTGATTAATGAAAAATTGCAGAATTTGAGGTCGAATTTGAATCCCGTCCCCTTTATCCCTAGCAAAATCATCGATTTCGGCGTTCATGATAGGGTTTTGAAGAAGCTAGGGCTGTGGGATTTCGCCCACATTGAATTCGATAGGACTGTTAGGGTTGACTTCGTTGCGCAGCTGATCGCGAATTACAACCCTAAATCGCGGAGTAGCTGCGTTAATGGGTGGAGTGTGAAGGTGAATCGGGCGGATTTGGCGCGGGCGTTGCGGCTGAAGAGGGATAATAAGGGGAATGCGGCAGGGGCGGAggtggatttggatggggaggatTGGGGTGCTGATGCGGTGGGGTTTGTTGTGGGGTTTGTGGAGGATTCGTTGCTTTTGCACGAGGATATGTGGATGATGCCGAATGAGGTGATGAATTGGATGAAATCGATTAGGGatgggcatccggagaaggtgGATTGGGCGGGGATGCTTTGGTTTATGGTGGAGAAGGAGCTGAGGCAAGGGGGTGGGTTGAGGGATTGTTTCTACGCGTCGCATCTGCAGTACTTGATTAAGCATCAGCGCCCGGAGGTGTTCTTGATGGAGGATCCCGGGAATGGTGAAGGGGAATCGGTTGCGGATGTTATGGTGGTGGAGGATGGGGATGATGAGGTGACTGTGAAGGAGAGTGATGTGGTTGAGAGCGTCGGAGATGGGAGGGATGATTCAGTTGCGGAAGGGCCGAGCACTAAGCTGACGCTTGGACAGGATAGTgaaaaggaggaggaggaggaggaagaagtgAAGGAGGTTGAAATGATGGATGCTGAGAAATGCAAGGAAAGTGATGCGAATGGGGAAGGAGAGGAGCATGAGCACGAACATGAGCATGAGCatgagcacgagcacgagcacgagcacgagcacgagcacgagcacgagcacgagcacgagcatgAGCATGAGCATGAGCATGAGCATGAGCAAGAGCAAGAACAGGGGCAGTGgctgttggatgggaagaacgACCGGGGAGAGCTTTTCTTGCAGCGTTGTACTGCAGAAAACGAAAACACTGAGGAATTTGGTGGCTTTGGGGATAGGAaagacgaggaggaagaagagatggatggggaggaagaagaagaagaagacatggatGGGGAGGACGAAGGGGATGATTTTCATCATGTTTTCAACAATGATTCTCTGGATGGGGATGGCTTTACTGGGAATTTCATTCAAGGAATCGAGTCGAGCCAGATTGGCTTCACTTCACTCGAACAACACCTTCCTAATGCATCCACAGTGGATGTTAGGGCTGATGTGCAGCAGCATATGGCTTCCACGCCGGCTTTCTTCAACAACACGGGCAAGAGGGTGATTGAGCACGACTACCACCACGGTATCAACGACAGCAGCAAGAGATTGAGGATGAACGAGCCTGCAGATTTCGGAATGTGCATGGAGCAAATTCAGCAAATGGCCCAGAGAGCTCGGATGCTGTACGAGGAACGGGAACAGGCTGCAGAGCAGTCGGGGATGAACCAACAGATCTTGATGAACGAGTTGCAGAAACGGGATGCTGTGATTGAACATTTACACAAGGTCAGACTGGAAGAAACGCAGAAGAAGGATTTTGAAATTAACCGCCTCGAACGTGAGCTGTACCTAATGGGGAGCGTGCTGAGCGGTTACAGGAAGGCGCTGAAGGAAGTCAAGAAGTCGTTTGCAGAATACAAGGAACGGGCGCAGCTTCCTGAGGAGTCGACTTACAAGGACGCCGGGCCCCAGGGGCTGATGTTGACTGCTGCGGAGATGGAGAGGCAACGCAAGAAAAGGGAAGAGGAATTCAGGCTGAACTGCTTGTTCGTTGAACAGAAAGCGAGGGAAGTGGAAGAGGAATACAGCGCCCAGTTTGATGGATTTGTTGACAAGATCAATCTCTTTGATAGGAGGTTGATCGGTCTCGAGGGAGAAGCTAAAAAGCTCGTTGCTTCGTATTCTTTGAAGAAAAGAATCCCAGAAGCCGAGGAGGGAGAGCACGAAGTAGCCGAAACTCCACCACCCGCGGAGGAACCTGAGGAAGCTGTTGCAGTGGCGGAAGAAGTTCCCGGGCCTCCTCCAGTGACGGAGGTGGACGAAGAAATGGCTGAAGCTGCAGATGATATAGCAATTCCACAAAgtgaagaagggaatgatgatAAAATTGCTGAAGCTGCAGAAGAACCTCTACCAATTGAGTGA